Within the Sarcophilus harrisii chromosome 2, mSarHar1.11, whole genome shotgun sequence genome, the region gaccaggagatcattatatacttcaacaacaatactatatgatgaccagttctgatggaccaggccatcctcagcaacaagatcaaccaaatcatttccaatggagcagtaatgaactgaaccagctatgcccagagaaagaactctgggagatgactaaaaaccattacattgaattcccaatccctatatttatgcacacctgcatttttgatttccttcacaagctaattgtacaatatttcagagtctgattctttttgtacagcaaaataacgttttggtcatctatacttattgtgtatctaatttatattttaatatatttaacatctagtcatcctgccatctaggggagggggtgggggtctaagaggtaaaaaattggaacaagaggtttggcaattgttaatgctgtaaagttacccatgcatatatcctgtaaataaaaggctattaaataaaaaacaaacaaacaaaaaaaaactatagcaTCAGCAGATTCCAGATTTTTCAAGTCCCATAGATCTTatgaaaagaaaggggggggacGTCAGTTTTTAAGGGGAAAGCTATAAGGGATTGATTGTTGGTGCTACAAATGGTGGCTTGCTTAGTGGTTTCAATTCAGCCAGTTTTGGGGAGGAAAGTAATTAAAGGTATCTCCTCCTACAATAATAATCCAGTaatcaaaatgcaaaatagattttGAGCTATGGCTAATAAGCTTGGTGCCCAATCAAATATATCATTACAGTTACACAGCTTTTTTCCAggccaaaaaaccaaaaactaacAAATTGTGATGTTTGAACTGTCTTTGGTATATACCTCAAAAACAATCCACATCAGATTATAAGCACATTAGCCAGGGAGTGACATGTAAGAATATTAATACTGGCATAGATTGTTTTACAGTGCTAATTGATAAAATGcaacaactatttatttttttaatctttttttttttcctccttccttttatttctaccAAAGACATATTCAGCTGATCACTACACGCCTTTCCCTTCAGACCTGGCTTACCTCACAAAACAAGTGGCTGCCGCATGTGGATTTCAGGACTTCCAAGCTGAGGCTGGAATCCTCAATTACTACCGATTAGACTCTACTCTGGGAATCCATGTCGACAGATCAGAATTAGATCACACCAAGCCTCTCCTGTCCTTTAGGTAATCAATCTGAAGAAAGTGATTTGTGATTATCCTTTTTATCTAAAGCTTTTTAAAGCAAGCATTAGGATTATTGAATGGTTTTTACTGTTTAACTCCATAATGATCTTTTCTGTCAAGACCTCTGAAGTTCTAGGCATAAGTAAAATGAGTTTCTCATAGGGCTTTTGGGAGACAGTTAGTAAACTGTCTTTAAACTTCATTATGACTGAGCTATAGTGCCAGGGCTCTATGGTAGTAGAATGGTATAAAACAGAGCTTTCCAACCTCTTAGGGTAAGCTGACTGAAAAGTAACAAGTCTCTATCCTAGTATTCCTAAAAATTAAGTTTCAATTTGTGTAAAGTAGTCATTTTTCACTTACTATAACATGTCAGAaatatgtgattttattggtgtggCTAATGATAGAGTAGTGCAGAATAACTAACTGATTAACTTAAGTATCCTTTCTGTGAAATGCTCATCACTCTGTAGCCAGTCTTATTTATGTCTTATTGTCTTATTCTgtcttattatttttgtcttattatttATGTCTTTATGTCTTATTCTGACTTATTTATCCAGATTTATCCAGGTTTTTCATGATGTATAAGtgctggaacagaatttaaaatgtaattgcttGAACTTTAAACTTCATTAATtattcctaaaattaaaaaataataaaatatttgaatgatctttattaaaataattaaacctCAATAAAAATATACCAACAAATAACATAATTTGGTTACTTTTATAATTTAGCAATTTATTAATGTGTTGATTTTTATTGTGATGTTAATGGATTTTGTTCCATCTATCCCAGGGACTATCAAAGATGCTGTCCTAGACCAGCTTATGGCCCATACTTTATACCAAGTTTTGGCCATTTCTAATAAGAGACTTTAAGTCAATAAGGCAGGAAGTTGACACAGTATATGGAGTAATTGGAGTAGAGAAGTTCAAAATTTAAATTAGGTAATGATCCAAATTAAGATAAATTGCAATATCACAGCTAATTAGGAATGGCTTTGCTACCAATagttagaattaattattttttttcttgtgctgtTTTATAGCTTTGGACAGTCTGCCATCTTTCTTCTGGGTGGCCTCAAAAGAGATGAAGTCCCCACAGCCATGTTTATGCACAGTGGAGACATCATGGTGATGTCAGGATTCAGCCGTCTGCTGAACCATGCTGTCCCACGAGTCCTCCCAAATTTTGATGGAACAAGCCTGCCTCGTTGCCTGGAGGTACCACTCCCAGATGCCTTACCTGCAGGTTCAGTTGCAGAACCCTGTTCTGTGGAAGACTGGCAAGTATGTGCCAAATATCTGCAAACAGCTCGGGTTAACATGACTGTGCGACAAGTGCTAGCCACTGGTCAAGACTGGGAGGACAAAGAAATCAAGACCATGAGTGAAAGTTCTTGCCACcttgatgataaaaataatgaagcaaaacGGGCCAGGATGAACCCGAACAGTTGAGGTTTGGGAAACCCAGACACTTAGACAGGCCCTATAATGAGCAGTTGCAGTTTGTATTGTCACgagcttcatctggagaagtGGTGTGAATCTTTCACTAGAAAATAACAGGCCAGCTCATCACTGATTGCACAAGGACTGTGAAAACCTTTCAGAAAAAATAGATGCggatttatcatttttatgaaaaGCTCATTTGACATATGATACATACTCCTTACAGACTTATAAGCTTGAATTCAGCCTAACTTTGTACAATTGTCCATGGAGATAGAAAGCATTCAAAAAACAGACTTCCTTTCATGGCTGGTCCTCCATTATTTCTGGTGATCATGGCACAGATAAACTTTCATGTCTGTGGGACTTTGAGATGCCACTGGTTTAGATGAACATTAATTGCTGGAGAGATTTACCCTTTCTGACTgggaaccactgagaaaaatttGACCCTGTACCATCCTTCATCCCATCTTCTTACCTCTTTAGATTATGCCTTAATTTTCCCTTCCCTACCTACACTGCTGTTTTggtttttcaaaggaaaatagtACACATACTAACAGTGAAGCTGTAATTCTTATCctccaaaaaagagaaattaatcagTAGCTATCTTTCTTGCCcatgaaacaaatatatttaatccAAGAAAAGGAAGTAGcaggttttttaaaaacacattttctttagAACTCCTGACTCTTTTCTGTCAGccttttaaatacaattttaattgttgAAATGAAATTCCAAGTCCTAGAGGTGTTTTGTCACTGTTTTCTCCATGAATAAACCGAGTCTTTTAAATTAAAGATCGCTATCTGTCTTAAAGAGTTTGAGagtctgggattttttttctatttagctaTTTTCTATGTTCATGCTGCTAGAGCCCTCTGATTGCTTCCTTGCAACACCTCCCTGCTTTATTACTAGTGCATTGAGTTTTCTTTGTGATGCTGTCACAGGGAAGGGAATATCACTTGTGGCTGAATTCATGTCTGTTAGGAGACAACTTGGGAAATGCTTGAAGCACTGGGCTTTAAACTTTTACTCCCACTGATGCAACCTACTATGACCCCAataaagtcatttcatctctgtgCCTACAAAGGGAACATTTGCTACCTTCCTTGCATATGGGTGTGCTGATGGTTacaaaaattttgttatttttttgttctcgTTAATGGGTTTTAGTGCATTCCAGGAATTAGCAGAAATGTTGGCATAGGCCTATGCCTATAATactatgttttatgttttatggCCTATAATACTAAGTTTTGGCCACCCTTAATAAAAGACTTTAAGCCAATGGGgcagtatatatacataatttggAGGGtgtttggagtaaaaaaaaaagtgcagaatttaaattggaaattattcaaataaaggGAAATTATAACAGCTACTCTTTAACAGAAACATGGCATATAAATATGGTTTTATTGCTGATGGCTTTGTTAGAAACAAGAGAAAGCACTTCAGCTATATGTTTGCGTAAAGGTCCGTTAAACACCTGATGCTTGAAACTTATCTGTATttagaattcatttaattttacatTCCTTGTATACACTATATTCTGATGTCTTAACTGAACTTACTACTACTATCAGATATCCTCTTCTGATTTCTTAGAAATAATTGAAGAATAATAGTTTAATCTGGTTTTGTGGGTATAAATAATCAAGttgtgatagaagaaaaaaatatggtgcATAATTTTTTACCATTGACATAAAAATGTAGCCTTttgtaaaaggctggagcagaatctattttgcttcagctgaagtaaaaaagaaaagcaaggggtagcaatcctgatcttagatcaagcaaaagcaaaaatagatcttattagaagagataaggaaactatactaaaaggtaccatagataatgaagtaatatcaattctaaatacatatgcaccaagtggcataccattcaaattcctagaggagaagttagagctgcaagaagaattagatggcaaaactatactagtgggggatctcaactttgctctctcagaagtagataaatgaaccccaaaataaataagaaagaagttaaggaagtaaatagaattctagaaaaattagatatgatagacttttagaaaaaattgaatggagacagaaaggaatataatttttttctggcaaTATATGGAACTTGTccaaaaattggccatatattagggcataaaaacttcaaaatcaaatgcagaaaggaagaaataataaatgcatttttttcagatcatgatgcagtaaaattacatgcaataaaaggtcagggaaaatagaccaaaaattaattggaaactaaataatctaatcctaaagaatgagtgggtaaaacaacaaatcatagacacaatcgataatttcatccaagagaatgacaataatgaaacaacataccaaaatttatgggatgcagccaaagcagttcttaggagaagttttatatctctaaatgcttgcttgcataaaataaagaaaagatcaatgaaggcttgcaactaaaaaagctagaaaagaacaaattaaaaacacccatTTAAatcccaaatttgaaattctgaaaataagaggaaagattaataaaattgagagtaagaaaactattgtattaattaaaaagttggttttatgaaaaaaccaataaaatggataaatctttagttaatttgattagaaaaaggaaagagaaacagattgttagtatcaaaaatgaaaagggagaactttccaccaaagaagaggaaatttgagcaataattagttattttgcccaactatatgttaataaatctgataatctaagtgaaatggaggaatacttacaaaaatatagattgcccagattaagagaaggaaataaattacttagtcccattttagaaaaagaaagaacaagctATAATCAGCTCCCAAAATAAAAATCTCCAGGCCAGGTGGATTTACAtctaaattctaccaaacatttaaagaacgaataattccaatactatgcaaactatttgaaaaaataagaaaagaagtcctaccaaattccttttatgatacagataggGTCCTGATACTGAAACCAGATAgtgtcaaaacagagaaagaaaattgtagaccgggggtggggggggtaagaggtgaaaaattggaacaagaggtttggcaattgttaatgctgtaaagttacccatgtatatatcctgtaaataaaaggctattaaataaaaaataaaaaaaaaaaattgtagaccaatttccccaataaatattgatgcaaaaatcttaaataaaatattagcaaagagattacatcaagtcatccccaggataatacaccatgaccaagttgggtctataccaggaatgcagaactggttcaatattaggaaaactgttagcataattgactatattaataatcaaaccaacaaaagccatatgattatcttaatagatgcagaaaaagcatttgacaaattccaacacccattcctattaacactagagagtataggaataaatgaagttttccttaaaatgatcagtagcatctatttaaatcgatcagcaagcatcatatgtaatggagacaaactagaaccattcccaataagatcaggggtgaaaccaGGTTGCTCACTAtccccattactattcaatattgttttggaaatgttagctttggcaataaaacaagaaaagagattaaaggaattagaacaggtaaagaggaaaccaaattattactgcagataatgatggtatacttaagagacttaaagtccagcagcaagagatgcaaagagtaactccatttaaaataactgtcgataatataaaacatttgagaGAGTCTGTCTACctaccaaggcaaagtcaggaactatatgaacacaactccAAAACTTTCCACTACTTTCCACATAAAGTTAGAtcaaaatcaattgaaaaaatatcaaatgctcatgggtaggctaagagaaaataataaaaatgacaatactacctaaattagtctacttattcagcaccataccaatcaaactcccaataaattattttacagatctagaaaaaaaaataataacaaagtttatctggaagaataaaaggtcaagaatttcaagggaattaatgaaaaaaaaaaaaaaaaattcaaatgaagatggcctagctgtaccagaccagACCTAAAGTTATATTGTAAAGCAATGGGTCATCAAAGTCATTTGGTACTGGCcaagaaacagagtagtcaatcAATAGAACAGGGTAGagtcacaggacaaaatagtgaataactagtaatttagtgtttgacaaacccaaagaccccagcttttgggataaaaactcactatttgacaaaaactaatgggaaaattagtatggcaaaaactaggttTTGACTTACACTtaataccacataccaagataaagtcaaaatgggttcatgatttagacataaagagtgataataagcaaattagaagaacgaAGGATAggttacctctcaaatctgtggggaagaaaggaatttgtgaccagagaagaactggagttcattactgactacaaaatagataaatttgattatattaagtttaaaagtttttgtataaacaaaaccaatgcagacaagattagaagggaagcaataaactggggaaacatttttacattcaagggcctcgtttctaaaatatataaagaattgacttaaatttataagaattcaagccattttccaattgataaatggtcaaaggatatgaacaattttcacatgaagaaattgaaatgatttct harbors:
- the ALKBH1 gene encoding nucleic acid dioxygenase ALKBH1, producing the protein MMGTMGKMAALAAEPGEDAFRKLFRFYRQSRPGTADLGAVIDFTQASPARGTCPKVLSSPLSVSSVSEQDACRAGLQPVSKWKAYGLEGYPGFIFIPNPFLPGYQRHWVKQCLKLYSRKPNVCNLDKHMVAEEIPDLWGQSQELLRNKDVNKKKPRSLLEKLRWVTLGYHYNWDNKTYSADHYTPFPSDLAYLTKQVAAACGFQDFQAEAGILNYYRLDSTLGIHVDRSELDHTKPLLSFSFGQSAIFLLGGLKRDEVPTAMFMHSGDIMVMSGFSRLLNHAVPRVLPNFDGTSLPRCLEVPLPDALPAGSVAEPCSVEDWQVCAKYLQTARVNMTVRQVLATGQDWEDKEIKTMSESSCHLDDKNNEAKRARMNPNS